GATCTGATCGACCTGCCCAGCGGCTGGACCTGGCTCGGCAACGGCTGGGTCATCCTCATCATGGCGGTGCTGCTCGCCGTCGAGATGGTGGCGGACAAGGTGCCCGTGGTCGACCACATCAACGACATGGTGCAGACCGTGGTCCGGCCCACCGCCGGCGGCCTGGCCTTCGGCGCCGGATCCTCGTCGGAGACCGTGACGGTCAGCGACCCGGGGAGCTTCTTCTCGTCCCACCAGTGGGTGCCGGTCGTCACCGGCGTGCTGCTGGCACTGGGTGTGCACCTGCTCAAGTCCGCGGCACGACCCGTCA
This portion of the Micromonospora zamorensis genome encodes:
- a CDS encoding DUF4126 domain-containing protein, whose amino-acid sequence is MFEVLTGTGLAASAGLNAYIPLLILGLLGRYTDLIDLPSGWTWLGNGWVILIMAVLLAVEMVADKVPVVDHINDMVQTVVRPTAGGLAFGAGSSSETVTVSDPGSFFSSHQWVPVVTGVLLALGVHLLKSAARPVINATTAGFGAPVASTAEDATSVVVSLVAIILPVLVLAFLLGLVVFIFWFFRRRSERRRERDAARAAGFRV